In a genomic window of Nomascus leucogenys isolate Asia chromosome 4, Asia_NLE_v1, whole genome shotgun sequence:
- the MARK2 gene encoding serine/threonine-protein kinase MARK2 isoform X5 has translation MIRGRNSATSADEQPHIGNYRLLKTIGKGNFAKVKLARHILTGKEVAVKIIDKTQLNSSSLQKLFREVRIMKVLNHPNIVKLFEVIETEKTLYLVMEYASGGEVFDYLVAHGRMKEKEARAKFRQIVSAVQYCHQKFIVHRDLKAENLLLDADMNIKIADFGFSNEFTFGNKLDTFCGSPPYAAPELFQGKKYDGPEVDVWSLGVILYTLVSGSLPFDGQNLKELRERVLRGKYRIPFYMSTDCENLLKKFLILNPSKRGTLEQIMKDRWMNVGHEDDELKPYVEPLPDYKDPRRTELMVSMGYTREEIQDSLVGQRYNEVMATYLLLGYKSSELEGDTITLKPRPSADLTNSSAPSPSHKVQRSVSANPKQRRFSDQAAGPAIPTSNSYSKKTQSNNAENKRPEEDRESGRKASSTAKVPASPLPGLERKKTTPTPSTNSVLSTSTNRSRNSPLLERASLGQASIQNGKDSLTMPGSRASTASASAAVSAARPRQHQKSMSASVHPNKASGLPPTESNCEVPRPSTAPQRVPVASPSAHNISSSGGAPDRTNFPRGVSSRSTFHAGQLRQVRDQQNLPYGVTPASPSGHSQGRRGASGSIFSKFTSKFVRRNLSFRFARRPHVVGSGGNDKEKEEFREAKPRSLRFTWSMKTTSSMEPNEMMREIRKVLDANSCQSELHEKYMLLCMHGTPGHEDFVQWEMEVCKLPRLSLNGVRFKRISGTSMAFKNIASKIANELKL, from the exons ATGATTCGGGGCCGCAACTCAGCCACCTCTGCTGATGAGCAGCCCCACATTGGAAACTACCGGCTCCTCAAGACCATTGGCAAGGGTAACTTTGCCAAGGTGAAGTTGGCCCGACACATCCTGACTGGGAAAGAG GTAGCTGTGAAGATCATTGACAAGACTCAACTGAactcctccagcctccagaaa CTATTCCGTGAAGTAAGAATAATGAAGGTTTTGAATCATCCCAACATAG TTAAATTATTTGAAGTGATTGAGACTGAGAAAACGCTCTACCTTGTCATGGAGTACGCTAGTGGCG GAGAGGTATTTGATTACCTAGTGGCTCATGGcaggatgaaagaaaaagaggctcGAGCCAAATTCCGCCAG atAGTGTCTGCTGTGCAGTACTGTCACCAGAAGTTTATTGTCCATAGAGACTTAAAG GCAGAAAACCTGCTCTTGGATGCTGATATGAACATCAAGATTGCAGACTTTGGCTTCAGCAATGAATTCACCTTTGGGAACAAGCTGGACACCTTCTGTGGCAGTCCCCCTTATGCTGCCCCAGAACTCTTCCAGGGCAAAAAATATGATGGACCCGAGGTGGATGTGTGGAGCCTAGGAGTTATCCTCTATACACTGGTCAGCGGATCCCTGCCTTTTGATGGACAGAACCTCAAG GAGCTGCGGGAACGGGTACTGAGGGGAAAATACCGTATTCCGTTCTACATGTCCACGGACTGTGAAAACCTGCTTAAGAAATTTCTCATTCTTAATCCCAGCAAGAGAGGCACTTTAGAG CAAATCATGAAAGATCGATGGATGAATGTGGGTCACGAAGATGATGAACTAAAGCCTTACGTGGAGCCACTCCCTGACTACAAGGACCCCCGGCGGACAG AGCTGATGGTGTCCATGGGTTATACACGGGAAGAGATCCAGGACTCGCTGGTGGGCCAGAGATACAACGAGGTGATGGCCACTTATCtgctcctgggctacaagagcTCCGAG ctGGAAGGCGACACCATCACCCTGAAACCCCGGCCTTCAGCTGATCTGACCAATAGCAGCGCCCCATCCCCATCCCACAAGGTACAGCGCAGCGTGTCGGCCAATCCCAAGCAGCGGCGCTTCAGCGACCAGG CAGCTGGTCCTGCCATTCCCACCTCTAATTCTTACTCTAAGAAGACTCAGAGTAACAACGCAGAAAATAAGCGGCCTGAGGAGGACCGGGAGTCAGGGCGGAAAGCCAGCAGCACAGCCAAGGTGCCTGCCAGCCCCCTGCCCGGTCTGGAGAGGAAGAAGACCACCCCAACCCCCTCCACG AACAGCGTCCTCTCCACCAGCACAAATCGAAGCAGGAATTCCCCACTTTTGGAGCGGGCCAGCCTCGGCCAGGCCTCCATCCAGAATGGCAAAGACAG CCTAACCATGCCAGGGTCCCGGGCCTCCACGGCTTCTGCTTCTGCCGCAGTCTCTGCGGCCCGGCCCCGCCAGCACCAGAAATCCATGTCGGCCTCCGTGCACCCCAACAAGGCCTCTGGGCTGCCCCCCACGGAGAGTAACTGTGAGGTGCCGCGGCCCAG CACAGCCCCCCAGCGTGTCCCTGTCGCCTCCCCATCCGCCCACAACATCAGCAGCAGTGGTGGAGCCCCAGACCGAACTAATTTCCCGCGGGGTGTGTCCAGCCGAAGCACCTTCCATGCTGGGCAGCTCCGACAGGTGCGGGACCAGCAGAATTTGCCCTACGGTGTGACCCCAGCCTCTCCCTCTGGCCACAGCCAGGGCCGGCGGGGGGCCTCTGGGAGCATCTTTAGCAAGTTCACCTCCAAGTTTGTACGCAG aaatcTGTCTTTCAGGTTTGCCAGAAG ACCTCACGTGGTGGGCAGTGGCGGCAacgacaaagaaaaagaagaatttcgGGAGGCCAAGCCCCGCTCCCTCCGCTTCACGTGGAGTATGAAGACCACGAGCTCCATGGAGCCCAACGAGATGATGCGGGAGATCCGCAAGGTGCTGGACGCGAACAGCTGCCAGAGCGAGCTGCATGAGAAGTACATGCTGCTGTGCATGCACGGCACGCCGGGCCACGAGGACTTCGTGCAGTGGGAGATGGAGGTGTGCAAACTGCCGCGGCTCTCTCTCAATGGGGTTCGATTTAAGCGGATATCGGGCACCTCCATGGCCTTCAAAAACATTGCCTCCAAAATAGCCAACGAGCTGAAGCTTTAA
- the MARK2 gene encoding serine/threonine-protein kinase MARK2 isoform X1 — MIRGRNSATSADEQPHIGNYRLLKTIGKGNFAKVKLARHILTGKEVAVKIIDKTQLNSSSLQKLFREVRIMKVLNHPNIVKLFEVIETEKTLYLVMEYASGGEVFDYLVAHGRMKEKEARAKFRQIVSAVQYCHQKFIVHRDLKAENLLLDADMNIKIADFGFSNEFTFGNKLDTFCGSPPYAAPELFQGKKYDGPEVDVWSLGVILYTLVSGSLPFDGQNLKELRERVLRGKYRIPFYMSTDCENLLKKFLILNPSKRGTLEQIMKDRWMNVGHEDDELKPYVEPLPDYKDPRRTELMVSMGYTREEIQDSLVGQRYNEVMATYLLLGYKSSELEGDTITLKPRPSADLTNSSAPSPSHKVQRSVSANPKQRRFSDQAGPAIPTSNSYSKKTQSNNAENKRPEEDRESGRKASSTAKVPASPLPGLERKKTTPTPSTNSVLSTSTNRSRNSPLLERASLGQASIQNGKDSLTMPGSRASTASASAAVSAARPRQHQKSMSASVHPNKASGLPPTESNCEVPRPSTAPQRVPVASPSAHNISSSGGAPDRTNFPRGVSSRSTFHAGQLRQVRDQQNLPYGVTPASPSGHSQGRRGASGSIFSKFTSKFVRRNLSFRFARRNLNEPESKDRVETLRPHVVGSGGNDKEKEEFREAKPRSLRFTWSMKTTSSMEPNEMMREIRKVLDANSCQSELHEKYMLLCMHGTPGHEDFVQWEMEVCKLPRLSLNGVRFKRISGTSMAFKNIASKIANELKL; from the exons ATGATTCGGGGCCGCAACTCAGCCACCTCTGCTGATGAGCAGCCCCACATTGGAAACTACCGGCTCCTCAAGACCATTGGCAAGGGTAACTTTGCCAAGGTGAAGTTGGCCCGACACATCCTGACTGGGAAAGAG GTAGCTGTGAAGATCATTGACAAGACTCAACTGAactcctccagcctccagaaa CTATTCCGTGAAGTAAGAATAATGAAGGTTTTGAATCATCCCAACATAG TTAAATTATTTGAAGTGATTGAGACTGAGAAAACGCTCTACCTTGTCATGGAGTACGCTAGTGGCG GAGAGGTATTTGATTACCTAGTGGCTCATGGcaggatgaaagaaaaagaggctcGAGCCAAATTCCGCCAG atAGTGTCTGCTGTGCAGTACTGTCACCAGAAGTTTATTGTCCATAGAGACTTAAAG GCAGAAAACCTGCTCTTGGATGCTGATATGAACATCAAGATTGCAGACTTTGGCTTCAGCAATGAATTCACCTTTGGGAACAAGCTGGACACCTTCTGTGGCAGTCCCCCTTATGCTGCCCCAGAACTCTTCCAGGGCAAAAAATATGATGGACCCGAGGTGGATGTGTGGAGCCTAGGAGTTATCCTCTATACACTGGTCAGCGGATCCCTGCCTTTTGATGGACAGAACCTCAAG GAGCTGCGGGAACGGGTACTGAGGGGAAAATACCGTATTCCGTTCTACATGTCCACGGACTGTGAAAACCTGCTTAAGAAATTTCTCATTCTTAATCCCAGCAAGAGAGGCACTTTAGAG CAAATCATGAAAGATCGATGGATGAATGTGGGTCACGAAGATGATGAACTAAAGCCTTACGTGGAGCCACTCCCTGACTACAAGGACCCCCGGCGGACAG AGCTGATGGTGTCCATGGGTTATACACGGGAAGAGATCCAGGACTCGCTGGTGGGCCAGAGATACAACGAGGTGATGGCCACTTATCtgctcctgggctacaagagcTCCGAG ctGGAAGGCGACACCATCACCCTGAAACCCCGGCCTTCAGCTGATCTGACCAATAGCAGCGCCCCATCCCCATCCCACAAGGTACAGCGCAGCGTGTCGGCCAATCCCAAGCAGCGGCGCTTCAGCGACCAGG CTGGTCCTGCCATTCCCACCTCTAATTCTTACTCTAAGAAGACTCAGAGTAACAACGCAGAAAATAAGCGGCCTGAGGAGGACCGGGAGTCAGGGCGGAAAGCCAGCAGCACAGCCAAGGTGCCTGCCAGCCCCCTGCCCGGTCTGGAGAGGAAGAAGACCACCCCAACCCCCTCCACG AACAGCGTCCTCTCCACCAGCACAAATCGAAGCAGGAATTCCCCACTTTTGGAGCGGGCCAGCCTCGGCCAGGCCTCCATCCAGAATGGCAAAGACAG CCTAACCATGCCAGGGTCCCGGGCCTCCACGGCTTCTGCTTCTGCCGCAGTCTCTGCGGCCCGGCCCCGCCAGCACCAGAAATCCATGTCGGCCTCCGTGCACCCCAACAAGGCCTCTGGGCTGCCCCCCACGGAGAGTAACTGTGAGGTGCCGCGGCCCAG CACAGCCCCCCAGCGTGTCCCTGTCGCCTCCCCATCCGCCCACAACATCAGCAGCAGTGGTGGAGCCCCAGACCGAACTAATTTCCCGCGGGGTGTGTCCAGCCGAAGCACCTTCCATGCTGGGCAGCTCCGACAGGTGCGGGACCAGCAGAATTTGCCCTACGGTGTGACCCCAGCCTCTCCCTCTGGCCACAGCCAGGGCCGGCGGGGGGCCTCTGGGAGCATCTTTAGCAAGTTCACCTCCAAGTTTGTACGCAG aaatcTGTCTTTCAGGTTTGCCAGAAG gaacctgaATGAACCTGAAAGCAAAGACCGAGTGGAGACGCTCAG ACCTCACGTGGTGGGCAGTGGCGGCAacgacaaagaaaaagaagaatttcgGGAGGCCAAGCCCCGCTCCCTCCGCTTCACGTGGAGTATGAAGACCACGAGCTCCATGGAGCCCAACGAGATGATGCGGGAGATCCGCAAGGTGCTGGACGCGAACAGCTGCCAGAGCGAGCTGCATGAGAAGTACATGCTGCTGTGCATGCACGGCACGCCGGGCCACGAGGACTTCGTGCAGTGGGAGATGGAGGTGTGCAAACTGCCGCGGCTCTCTCTCAATGGGGTTCGATTTAAGCGGATATCGGGCACCTCCATGGCCTTCAAAAACATTGCCTCCAAAATAGCCAACGAGCTGAAGCTTTAA